The following proteins are co-located in the Myxocyprinus asiaticus isolate MX2 ecotype Aquarium Trade chromosome 18, UBuf_Myxa_2, whole genome shotgun sequence genome:
- the LOC127456255 gene encoding ubiquitin-conjugating enzyme E2 N encodes MAGLPRRIIKETQRLLAEPVPGIKAEPDEGNARYFHVVIAGPQDSPFEGGTFKLELFLPEEYPMAAPKVRFMTKIYHPNVDKLGRICLDILKDKWSPALQIRTVLLSIQALLSAPNPDDPLANDVAEQWKSNEAQAIETARTWTRLYAGNNIEV; translated from the exons GAAACGCAGCGTTTGTTGGCTGAGCCAGTGCCAGGTATAAAGGCAGAGCCAGATGAGGGGAACGCTCGCTACTTCCACGTGGTCATCGCCGGACCTCAAGACTCCCCCTTTGAGGGAGGAACTTTTAAACTTGAACTCTTTCTTCCTGAAGAATATCCCATGGCAGCTCCAAAAGTACGCTTCATGACCAAAATATATCACCCCAATGTAGACAAGCTGGGAAGAATATGTCTAGATATTTTGAAAG ATAAGTGGTCTCCGGCCTTGCAGATCCGCACAGTGCTGCTATCAATCCAGGCATTACTAAGCGCTCCCAACCCTGATGATCCTCTAGCAAACGATGTCGCAGAGCAGTGGAAGAGTAATGAAGCTCAAGCCATAGAGACAG CCCGAACATGGACCAGGCTTTATGCTGGAAACAATATCGAAGTCTAG